The genomic stretch TGGAAGAAAGGTTTAAACTCTTCACATGGTTACGATAACCAACATAATTTTTCTCATATAAAAAGCGGCGTAAAACATTGGCACGTTCTTCGTTCCCGACAATTTCTAAGAACAATGAGTTCACAAATCCAATGTGGCCGATGGCTACTTTAAACGATTTTAGCCCAGCACGTTTTAATGCATTAATCATCAGCGCAATCACTTCTGCATCGCTACTCATTGTTGCATCACCAATTAACTCAACACCGATTTGCTCAAACTCTGCCGGTCGACCACCTTCACGCTGCTGAGCTCGAAATACATTTGCTTCATACGCCAGGCGAAGCGGTGAGTTATTCAAAAGTTTTGAAGCGGCCACGCGTGCAAAGGGCGTCGTCATATCAGGGCGTAAAACAAGCGTATGACCTTCTTTATCTAATAATTTAAATAATTGTTGATCTAAAATGGCCGATGCGCTTCCAACTGTTTCAAAGTATTCAAGAGTAGGAGTCGCCATATATTGATAGCCCCAGCTACTAATTTCTTCTGCTAACTGATTTCGAACTTGCTTTTTCTTTTCAAAAAGAGATGGTAATGTATCTCTCATCCCTAAGGGTTTTTCAAACATAAACAGCTTTGACATTATGACACTTCCTTTTCTCAACTTGTTTGCATCTATCTCTATATAAACCACTACTTTTAATCATAAAAGGTTTTTACTTTACCACACTAATGTATTAGCGAAATAATAAATTAAAGTTATTAGTAGTTTACACCCCTTATAGGTAATCGTCAACTCATATAGCGCTATTTTCTTACAGAAAAAGCCACTCCTTAGCGATAAGTCGTGGCTGATTTGTTTTCTTCTGTGCGCTTTTGCATTTCTTCTTTTGTATAAATGACCCTCATTGGATTTCCTCCAACAAAAGAGCCAGGCTCTACGTTTCTATGTACAACTGTGCCAGCAGCAACAATTGCTCCGTTACCGATTATTACTCCAGGTAAGATTGTGCTATTAGCTCCAACCATTACCTCATCACCAATGATCACATCACCAAGTCGATATTCTTTAATTAAATATTCATGGGCGAGGATCGTTGTATTGTATCCAATAACTGAGTTTCTTCCAACCGTGATCTTCTCTGGAAACATAATATCAAGCATAACCATCAATCCAAAAGAAGTTTGAGGCCCTACCTTCATCCGTAAGAACGTGCGGTAAAGCCAGTTTTTAAATGATAAAAAAGGAGCATAGCGAGCGAGCTGAATCACAATAAAATTACGCATCACCTTCCAAAATGGAACGGTTTTGTAGACGTGCCAGAGCGAATTAGGTCCTTCGACAGGAAACCGTTTCGTCTTTCTCACTGCTCTTTTCCTCTTAGCCATGAAATCAGATCTTTCATCTCTTCTAAGATTACATCTG from Bacillus sp. 1780r2a1 encodes the following:
- a CDS encoding acyltransferase, with the protein product MRKTKRFPVEGPNSLWHVYKTVPFWKVMRNFIVIQLARYAPFLSFKNWLYRTFLRMKVGPQTSFGLMVMLDIMFPEKITVGRNSVIGYNTTILAHEYLIKEYRLGDVIIGDEVMVGANSTILPGVIIGNGAIVAAGTVVHRNVEPGSFVGGNPMRVIYTKEEMQKRTEENKSATTYR
- a CDS encoding ATP phosphoribosyltransferase regulatory subunit; amino-acid sequence: MSKLFMFEKPLGMRDTLPSLFEKKKQVRNQLAEEISSWGYQYMATPTLEYFETVGSASAILDQQLFKLLDKEGHTLVLRPDMTTPFARVAASKLLNNSPLRLAYEANVFRAQQREGGRPAEFEQIGVELIGDATMSSDAEVIALMINALKRAGLKSFKVAIGHIGFVNSLFLEIVGNEERANVLRRFLYEKNYVGYRNHVKSLNLSSIDKQRLLQLLNLRGGEEKIKEAIELVENKEGKKLAEDLQSLWNMLAAYGVTEEIKIDFNLVSHMSYYTGILFEVFAEHVGFHIGNGGRYDQLLEQFSTKTPATGFGIQLDRLIEALDEEVYEEVPVYGVLYSQERLSEALALAAEQRRAGKRVVVQDIVGVDDVDVFTAGFEEVSFLIGKRGKGGQ